The Liolophura sinensis isolate JHLJ2023 chromosome 8, CUHK_Ljap_v2, whole genome shotgun sequence sequence tgttttacgccgtactcaagaatatttcacttatacgacggcagccagcattatggtgggtgggaaccgggcagagcccgggggaaacccacgaccatccgcaggttgctgcaagatcttcccacttacggccggagaggaagccagcatgagctagacttgaactcacagcgaccgcattggtgagaggctcctgggtcattacgctgcgctagcgcgctaactgactgagccacggaggccccatataGTAAATAAGTATGCTGAGAGGGTATGCAGCTTAATATATCATTGAGGAGATAAATAGTTTAGTTCATGTGGCCAGTGAATATAGTTATGTATGTAGACCCTAAATCACAAAGTCAAAGTACTTTTATTCAACCAGGGAAACTCTTACAGTACAGAACTCATTTCCATAGAGGCCTTGACggagaaaacaacacaaaggtatacatttacacatgtagaaattaaaacagtaaaatttcatccatgattaaAATTACGTTTCtgattttttcctgattttgaatGTTCTGGGGATTTTCAAACCATGTtttgatgtgtattttgaagataggatgatatccttCATGTCAAAAGCATGTAATTTTCAGCTTCAAGCTATTATTTGATGACAATTATTTTGCCTGTACAAGTGCACTTTTAGGGCGAAAGGTTAAGGTCTTTTacagtaaataaacatttttttcagtgcaCAGATCTCTTTTCACCAACAAATTAATactttctaaaattaaaaaaaaaattgggtaACATATGATTAAGCCCAATTAAGTTTGGTTGAGGGTTCAAGtccagaggtttgtcaggtatacttCCTCGTGGCAAAGGGTTTTCTTCATACACAAACCtgacatatacattgtattatagTAAAATCATGAGGACTGGgtgtgttgttaaataccaatcaaaatgaattaaataacaaattttgtcTAACTTCAGTTAGGACAAAGCATTAAGGGGCTAAGCTTCTGACTACCGAATGCTGGTACATACTAACCATGCAATGTTTGTAGCTAATAGaggagtttcgagtttgaaTTCTTTTATCGTGGAAGGCAGAAAAAGTCTAAATTGAATTGTATCATAtgatctgtcaaaaatgtttggcaaTTATTTTTGATCCCTTTCACAATAACATGGGTGTCagtaaaaagtgtcataaaaagtaatttagagcagacaaatgaaagagaaaattgagaattgaaatgttttgtgaacctgagaagttcctaaaggaaagatgtgtcatttgtgcctctggcaAAGGGTGAGGCAGGTGATCAGGAAGTCAAGTTCAACAGGgttgtgtaaaatgtttcacttttcagattgcacagtaggactgtttttacctttgatgacagAAGAGTTCCAACTCAAATCTCCCCTATTGTTGCACTTCACGGCCATTCCACCATGACTCCTGTAACTCCAGTGACATTACGGCTGCTTTCCtaagttgtattttttatgctACGGGCAAGTCATATAAAAGGAAGATTTTTGAAGAGTATATATTGTTGGTAGATTTATAAGCATGGTAAGGAACCATTATtgctggatatacatgtacttttcctAGCTCACCAAAATTGGTAAGGTAATGTGTTTCTCATGGCATCTACAGTTAAAAGCTGACTGGTTGTAGACCCTGTTTAAACCATATAGCCTCACTGTGACACCAACCAGTTTTGCCTTGCCTTATTGCCTCAGCTGATGTTTGAAGATTTgcgaaaatatgtgaaaatggaGAAAAGAACAGCAAGTGATTTTTACAGGTTGTTGAACTTTTCCTACGAAGGCCTACCTGATAAACTCCCGCGGCAGGTAAATGTGACTCCTGTGACgagtaacaaaaacaaattaaattcaGATTCAGGTTCATCATGGAGTGCATAACCACTAATTGGCAGAGCTGCCTGATATTTTAGCTGCGCCCCTTTGATATCTATTCTGTCACCATCCTCAAAcgatctacatgtaactatgcTGTTAAGATAATTTAGGCACAGCGCTCTAATGTTCCATCAGCATGTTAAAGTATAATGTCATGCAGTTGTTATAAATGAAATGGAGTTCCATAAAATAAGCCTGTACTTCTAGACTGGATATTACTGGTTTAATTTCAGTCTGTTGGAAGTTCTTCATTGCTATTAATACTTGAAAACTCATAGCCAACGAAAACACGAACATGAAATGATATTCATCTTGTGCTTTGCAGGCGTTGAATATCATTTTCTCAAGCTGACAATTGCTGATATCTCATCTtacagcatgcactatctgtacatgtatattatagtGAAAAAGGGTGGGTACTTTAAATCTCTGAATATGTGCATCGATAGCTGAGCTAGCAAAGCCAGCCATTGTCTAGTTGTTtacattgcaaacatgcagaCGTCAGGcacacaaagggaggtaactgaaGGCGAATAAACGCATGTAGATCATTGGATATTAAGATTGTTGGCTATTGCCTCGTGAACTTTTTTACTATTTATAACCCAGGACTAAATTAAGCCCAAAACCTTAGGCATTGGTGTTAAAAAACTAGATAACACAACTAAACTTAACAGGGAAGTAAATCCTTAAAagttttttcatgtttgttcaGAGCAAATGCAAGATTACCTAGTGATATGTTGCTTGAATCCTTAGGCAATGGTGttaaaaaaatagttttgtatcACTGTAACTAGTCTGAGAAATAAGCACTGATGCACACTGGTTAACATGGAATGGTTGTTAAACTTACTGGTAGGGAGTGAAGTCATATCTTGGAATTCAGTCTGCAGAGACAGGGCTGCTGCATCAAAACAATAGGCATTTGTTGAATCACAGACCAACTTGTTTAAAGAGAGATTCATTTGAAAAGAAGCACTAATtaactgaaaatttgtttcagATTCTAGATCCTCCAACATTTCTACTCATCCTCAGTTTAAACTGAAACCCAGCAATATCAGCGCTCACGTTGGAGATATGGTCACTTTGCACTGTGAGGGGAAATTTGCTGTGGACATTGCAGCAGTTCACTGGCTTGTTAACAGCACAATGCCACTGAACGTCATGTGTTGGGAAATGAAGACAGAGGTCTGTTACAGATATCAACAGACACCATATCCCAATAACAGGTTAGACCAGGTTAGCCTTGAAACATCCTTTATTTGGCATAACCAGACCTACCAGAAAAAAGTTAGTAGGTCAGAAAAGGGATTTTTTTTCCACTATCTGGTGAGAAAGGTTGGGATTTTAAGGCAAATTATCATTAAGAAGGGGAGTGgttgggagtgggggggggagtAACTTGCATCAGAATCACAATAAAAGCTTACAATAGGGCCCATTTTTGTAGGGTTGGTCGGGTTACGACTAATATGCCATATAGTCCCTGCCCcacccacacatacatgccataTAGTCCCTGCCCCCACCCATACATGCCATATAGTCCCTGTCCCATTCACTCATACATGCCATATAGTCCCTGCCCCACCCATACATACATGCCATACAGTCCCTGCCCcacccacacatacatgccataTAGTCCCTGCCCcacccacacatacatgccataTAGTCCCTGCccccacacatacatgccataTAGTCCCTGTCCCATTCACTCATACATGCCATATAGTCCCTGCCCCACCCATACATACATGCCATACAGTCCCTGCCCCATTCACTCATACATGCCATATAGTCCCTGCCCCACCCATACATACATGCCATACAGTCCCTGCCCCACCCACACATATATGCCATATAGTCCCTGCCCcacccacacatacatgccataTAGTCCCTGCCCCACCCATCCATACATGCCATATAGTCCCTGCCCcacccacacatacatgccataTTGTCCCtgccccacccacccacccataCATGCCATATAGTCCCTGCCCCCTCCCATCGATACATGCCATATAGTCCCTGCCCCCACCCACACATGCATGACATATAGTCCCTGCCCCcacccacacatacatgccataTAGTCCCTGCCCcacccacacatacatgccatgTAGTCCCTGCCCCACCCACACTTACATGCCATATAGTCCCTGCTCCACCCGCACACACAGGCGATGTAGTCCCtgccccacccacccacacatgCCCTATAGTCCCTGCCCCACCCATCCATACATGCCATATAGTCCCTGCCCCCACCCACACATTCATGCCATATAGTCCTTGTCCcacccacacatacatgccataTAGTCCCTGCCCCACCCACACAAAAATGCCATATAGTCCCTGCCCTCACACACCCATACATGCCATATAGTCCCTGCCCCACCCACACATAGATGCTATATAGTCCCTGCccccacacatacatgccataTAGTCCCTGCCCcacccacacatacatgccataTAGTCCTGGCCCTCACCCACACATGTAGTCCTCCCTGTACTTGTTTCCAAAATGTTCACAACACAATCAGCATCTAATTTAATAGTAGATAGAATATTGCATAACGTTAAAGTTTGATGGAAGGAGATGATCACAGATGGTATGCAGCACTGAAATATGTTcagcatacatgaacatgtgtgtgCTTTTCTTAAacgatacatgtacttcttcacATAAAACAAGATATGTAGTGCATATGCATGGCATCTTCCACCTATATGGTGTGCGTGTTTGTGGGTTACGTACACATGGTagtgtttgtcagtaacttgcccaaagTTGATGGTTTACCCACTCCTGTGTCATCCACCAATATTTGATGGTTTACCCACTCCAGTGTCACCCACCAAAATTTGATGGTTTACCCTAACTCCTGTGTCGTCCACCAAAATTTGATGGTTAACCCACTCCTGTGTTGTCCACCAAAATTTGATGGTTTACCCACTCCTGTGTGGCCCACCAAAATTGATGGTTTACCCACTCCTGTGTCGTCCACCAAAATTTGATGGTTTACCCACTCCTGTGTCGTCCACCAAAATTGATGGTTTACCCACTCCTGTGTCGCACACCAAAATTTGATGGTTTACCCACTCCTGTGTCATTCATCAACAATACCATGAATACTGGCCATCAtgctatgcatgtacatgaaaaatgctATGGTATAATGTTAGATAACAAATATAGGGAAGAAATTCAATGGTATGCTTTTTGGTTTTTATGCAGAGGTGCTAACTTGACAGTGAATGTGACAGAAGATGATTTTTACCTACCACTGAGTTGTCGTGTATATACTGCTCAGATTGATGCTGTTTTGCCCTGTGTGACAGTATACATTGTCCCTTATCGTAAGTcttcatacagtgtatgtatttgtttacgtATTTGGTATtataagccatactcaagaatatttgacatatacaaCATCAGCAAGCAATAAGGTGGGAAGACACTCAGGGCaaggcccaggggaaaccagtGCAGACTGTTAGCATGATAGGAGGatatcagcatgagctggaattgaactcacagtaatcaTCTTTGTTCATAAATGTACTGTTGTGTAGTGTAGATTCCAAGCTTTGATTATAGCCTTATGTCTTTCTGCCCTATGCCATAGAAGGGggtgaaatgtttcttttcattctACCTGCCACGTGTGACAAATAGGGTTTTATTTAATCTGATTTACATGTCGGCAAAAGGTGGCCATGTGAATATTTTACGTCCTGCTGTTAGTCACCATTCTCCCTTTAGCAGaatgtactgtatatgacaaACTCTGTTCATACCATGTGTATAGGTTGATTATGTTCAACCATGTTTGCGACTGTCACTCATTCACTATCCCCTCGGATGTTTTATTGGGGTTTAATGCaaacaagtatatgtatttgtgaaaCCTGTCAGTGTTGGTGGTGTGGTCTGAGTTACTAGAGGCCATTCTAGTATTCTCCCTTAAAATGTTCAATATAGAAAGTTTTATATGCAATACTTACATCACCCTTCCCtgcagtacatatatgtgtacacactaACTGGTGTGACTGTTGTACACACTGACTGTTGTACACACTGACTGTTGTACACACCGACTTATCCACACTGACTGTGTACACGCTGAATGTTGTACACACTGACTGTGGTACTCACTGACTGCTGTACACACCGACTGTTGTACACACCGACTGTTGTacacactgaatgttgtaaaCACTGACTGTTGTACACACTGACTGTTGTACACAATAACTGTTGTACACACCCACTTGTACACAATGACTGTTGTACACACTGACTGTTGTACACACTAACTGTTGTACACACCAACTGTTGTACACACCCACTGTTGTacacactgaatgttgtaaaCACTGACTGTTGTACACACTGACTGTTGTTGTTACAGCAGAGGCCAGCtgctctgtttggtttatctACAGCCCTTGATCACGTTGATAAGAAGCAACCTGCTATAAGCTGAGTAAGCATTACAGGAATCTTGTGAGTTCACCCAAGTTGACACGAGACAGGGTGGGGGGTTTTCGGGATCTAACGTGCCTAAAAGGAATGTTTTTACAGCAGCTGCTATTTGAAGGCATTGTTAGGCCGACAGACCTGGCTATGCAACATGTGTATTCAGTGTAGCAGGTACCATCAAATCTCACCTTTTAGCTGCGTTAGTTTGTAAGAGCCCCCACCATGTCTCGTCCATATCTGCCTGAATTTGTgggactcctgaaatgccgactcGGCTTATTACCTACTTATGCTGTGCCAGCACCTCTGATCATGACtggggttttgtttttgtttggttcCTCTAAAACTCCTTATGAGACACAGGACATAGGCCTGCTGTTACCCTCTGTGGTACCACCATGTCTGATCTTCTCTGTCAGAGTTGTGTTTTGGTTTGGTTCCTCAGCAACCACAGATAAGaaacaagacatacatgtaagcctgccCTTACCCACTGTAGAACCATCATCAATGATCATGTCCATAAATCCATTTCACTggtgtatttgtgtttttgtttggttCCTCTACAGCGCCTGATGAGAAGCGAGACATTGGCCTGCTATTACCCATTGTCGTACCAGTAGCTGTGATAATACTCCTTCTGCTCACCTGCCTGTGTTATTACTTGTATGAACCACAGATCACCTTCTTCTTCTACACGTGgtacacatttaaatgtcaaaagCATCACAAAGGTAAAATTAGCATTTTATATGGGGAAGCCTTCAcgcatatatataaatatatttagtaaTTTCGGTTTTCATTTAcgggccatcattaaaaatacatatatgttgttttGGTCATGTAAATCCAAAACGTACCCAACTTTGAAGTTTTTTATCCAGATTTAGATAAACCTAATTTCTTTAATAGTTCTTTAAAATCATTATCTTTTGCagaataataattaaaaaaaaaaatagttgccATCCAACTAACCATAATTTTTTAGTGGCTAGGGTCGTGTTACAATTCTAGCAAACAGTGTACATGGATGATCTATTAAAACTGTGACAGTCAGTTGATATTTCCTGCCTTTGTGATAACATTTTGTTGGCAAACTGGCAAGGTATTAGTCATTCATTACCAGAGAACAATGGTCAATTGAGCTTTGACTGATTGACTATTGTGCTGGAGAAAGCACCACATAATTTCCATAAAGCCAGACTTTCCAAACATGTATGATTCACCACCATCATAGAAGTGAGAAATTCTGAGGCCCGTTTTACAAAGCCGTCACGGCGCTACGCCAAGCGCAGTTACCATGCCGACGTATCTTTTTactatatgttgccatggaaaataCGCCAGGCGCAGTTCGCGACCGCTTCGTAAAACCTGACCCAGGTGTTAAACTATAAtttatattgattgattgatttgattggtgttgtacgtcgtactcaagaatatttcacttacatgacagcggccagtattatggtgggaggaaactgggggaaacccgcatgttgctggcagactttcccacttacggcctgagaggaagccagtatgagctggacttgaactcacagcaaccgcattggtgagagggttaAACATTAAtaggataaataaatatgacattgtCCACTCACTGTTGTACACATTCTGCGTAGGTCGTTTTGGCTGTGACATACTGGTGGTGCATGATGACGATGATCATACGTTTGTCAGAGAACATATTGCCCCAAATCTGAAGAGTTTAGCCTACCTGAAGTACAAGACAATGGCCAAGGATCTCTCTGCTGGACGATGTAAGCCCCTGAACATTCTCAAACAACTTCTTATCTAATGACAACGTATTGCTAATACCAATTGGGATTTTTTTGCGAATGTAACTTAGACTGACTGTTTCTCTAAGTGTTacttttctcaaaaaaaaaaaccaaacaacagaacaatttcatgctgccattctcTATCTAAATGTACCTTCGCTCTCTGGGTATGAAATGccaaaaatgtaataacaaaagtgatatctgtAAACAAAGTGAAATCTATGAAATggcacttttatcactgaaagaaaccatatttcacctttatataaagaataaaaacaaatccaCCGTTTCAACACATTCAGGCCCTTGTATTTCCATACAATACATGGTATGGCAAGAAATGTTTAGGGAGGTCACACATTCGATGTTGTTTGAGAAGCCATGATGTGTACACTTGCACATGGTTCGCTCATGACAACTGGGTATAATCACTCGTACAAGCATtacaacaaattttttttttaatgtcacaCAATCAAAGGGACGTAACCCAATCCAACCAGGTATAACATAATTTTGTTGATGCAGGACATTATTAGTGACACACTTCGGGGGCTGAGTTTGACAACCCTTTGTATTTTCTGCCTGGGGTCCATGAACTTCGCTTGAAGGGATAAGCCAAATACTGGGCGGACAGATGTCACGTAGGCTATTTGACATGGCAGGTGCCTTTGACATGTCGCTACAGTGAGGCAGCTCTATAAATATGAGGGCACAAGGACTGTTCTGGCCTTGCTGAGCATACTGGAAGCCAGCAAAGTTTATACATGCTAAACAGAAGATGTGATGAAAGACCTAAATGTGCTACTTTTGTATCCAGACTTGTGTGGCCTaaaagcaaggttaaatgataaagaTCAGGATAGTCGGGATTCCTTTCATAAACTGCTaatgaaaaatacattgtattacagcCACTGTTGTTAGCTTGGGAGGAtaatttggaaagaaaaaatttttCTGTGGCACGAGAACCCTTCACATCTCCCATTGCTGATGATTAACCATAAATGGTGTCGTAATTTCAAACGGGAAAGTTATCATTCCGATAACTTCCGTACTTTCATACCTGCAGGACTTGTCGGCACATAAAGAGCATTATCATGTCatgaaaattttctttcatttgatgCTAACTTTTAATTTATGTTCGCTTTTCTCTTAATTCCAAACTGTTGTGTAAAaaggtttgtgtttgtgtttattttttaagttcTCTTCGAGGGCACACGGGAACTAATGGAAGACTCGCACAGTGTAATGTTCATCATTACCCCGGGGATACTGAACGAGGCCCTGTTTAGTCACCTCCTCAATGTGGCTGTCAGGTTAAAGCGACAGATTCTACTGGTCACTGTACACAAGGAAGGCTTAAAGTTAACATCCTGGGAGACATTGAGGAAGTCCTACAGCAAGTCTGAAACGCTGGCCAATGGCCTTCAGTACATGAAACCTGTGAGGTGGCCCGGGAACAAAGCCTCtggcagacaaataaaaaacTTTTGGTGTAAGATCCGTCGGCAGCTGCCCATTGTAAAACCTGGGAACCATGTTGTCAGCCATAAGTACACACCATGTCTCAATAGAGATACATTTGTAGATGTGTCCAAACCTGACCTTGACACTGTCACAGCCTAGGTCTGACcttgacattgtgactgtgtaTGAATACTGGAGTGTCACAATTTGTAGATGTCATCTTGTAAATCATATATTATAACATGATACATTGTAAATCATATATTGTAACATGATACATTGCATATCAGTATATTGTAACATGATACATTG is a genomic window containing:
- the LOC135472619 gene encoding uncharacterized protein LOC135472619 isoform X1; the protein is MRTHLYCLLHFTITASLLFYTDGMNADCSDSRSSNISTHPQFKLKPSNISAHVGDMVTLHCEGKFAVDIAAVHWLVNSTMPLNVMCWEMKTEVCYRYQQTPYPNNRGANLTVNVTEDDFYLPLSCRVYTAQIDAVLPCVTVYIVPYPPDEKRDIGLLLPIVVPVAVIILLLLTCLCYYLYEPQITFFFYTWYTFKCQKHHKGRFGCDILVVHDDDDHTFVREHIAPNLKSLAYLKYKTMAKDLSAGRFLFEGTRELMEDSHSVMFIITPGILNEALFSHLLNVAVRLKRQILLVTVHKEGLKLTSWETLRKSYSKSETLANGLQYMKPVRWPGNKASGRQIKNFWCKIRRQLPIVKPGNHVVSHKYTPCLNRDTFVDVSKPDLDTVTA
- the LOC135472619 gene encoding uncharacterized protein LOC135472619 isoform X2, yielding MVTLHCEGKFAVDIAAVHWLVNSTMPLNVMCWEMKTEVCYRYQQTPYPNNRGANLTVNVTEDDFYLPLSCRVYTAQIDAVLPCVTVYIVPYPPDEKRDIGLLLPIVVPVAVIILLLLTCLCYYLYEPQITFFFYTWYTFKCQKHHKGRFGCDILVVHDDDDHTFVREHIAPNLKSLAYLKYKTMAKDLSAGRFLFEGTRELMEDSHSVMFIITPGILNEALFSHLLNVAVRLKRQILLVTVHKEGLKLTSWETLRKSYSKSETLANGLQYMKPVRWPGNKASGRQIKNFWCKIRRQLPIVKPGNHVVSHKYTPCLNRDTFVDVSKPDLDTVTA